The proteins below come from a single Cupriavidus sp. WKF15 genomic window:
- a CDS encoding IS5 family transposase has product MKQTDLGLNLSTKRTRKREFLDEMNRVVPWADLVMLIAPYAPEGKRGRPPFAVEAMLRIHFLQQWFGLSDPAMEEALHDVPLYREFAGLDNWTVRLPDESTILRFRHLLERHKLAAQILALVNDILRDKGLMLRAGTVVDATLISAPSSTKNASGERDPEMHQSKKGNQWYFGMKAHIGVDAESGLVHTVRGTAGNINDVVEANSLLHGEETDAFGDAGYQGVEKRPDARADVNWHVAMKPGKRRVLDQSKPLGALVDQVERIKAGIRAKVEHPFRVIKRRFGYTKVRYRGLRKNTAQVMTLFALSNLWMARGKLLAAEA; this is encoded by the coding sequence ATGAAGCAAACTGACCTTGGACTGAACTTGTCGACCAAGCGCACCCGCAAGCGCGAATTTCTGGACGAGATGAACCGCGTGGTGCCGTGGGCCGATCTGGTGATGCTGATCGCTCCGTACGCCCCGGAGGGCAAGCGCGGCCGTCCCCCGTTCGCGGTCGAGGCAATGCTGCGCATCCACTTTCTTCAACAATGGTTCGGCCTGTCGGACCCGGCGATGGAAGAAGCGCTGCACGACGTGCCGCTGTATCGGGAGTTCGCCGGGCTGGACAACTGGACGGTGAGGCTGCCCGACGAGAGCACCATCCTGCGGTTCCGTCACCTGCTGGAGAGGCACAAGCTGGCCGCTCAGATTCTCGCGCTGGTAAACGACATCCTTCGCGACAAGGGATTGATGCTGCGCGCGGGCACGGTGGTGGACGCGACGCTGATCAGCGCACCGAGTTCGACCAAGAATGCGTCGGGCGAACGCGACCCGGAGATGCACCAGAGTAAGAAAGGAAACCAGTGGTATTTCGGCATGAAAGCGCACATTGGCGTGGACGCCGAAAGCGGGCTGGTGCACACGGTGCGGGGCACGGCTGGCAACATCAACGACGTGGTTGAGGCCAACAGCCTGCTGCATGGCGAGGAAACCGACGCGTTTGGCGATGCGGGTTATCAGGGCGTGGAGAAGCGTCCTGACGCGCGGGCGGACGTGAACTGGCACGTGGCGATGAAGCCAGGCAAACGTCGCGTTCTGGACCAAAGCAAACCGCTTGGCGCGCTCGTCGATCAAGTCGAGCGAATCAAGGCGGGCATCCGGGCCAAGGTCGAGCATCCGTTCCGGGTCATCAAGCGGCGGTTCGGCTACACCAAGGTCCGCTATCGAGGGCTGAGGAAGAACACCGCGCAAGTCATGACCTTGTTCGCGCTGTCCAACTTGTGGATGGCGCGCGGCAAACTGCTGGCTGCTGAGGCATGA
- a CDS encoding tyrosinase family protein codes for MSFTRKNVWELGSDWAEPILWYGRAVKSMKARAFTDKKSWRFWAATHGIDKKKWERVGYWKKGDPVDFSPYWKQCQHGSWFFLPWHRGYVLAFEAVVRADVVRLGGDPQWALPYWNYFKTGQDKLPPAFSSPNWPDGNGDNPLYVPERYGPNNDGKVFVELSEVNLGMLCTNANRVCLAV; via the coding sequence ATGTCATTCACTCGCAAGAACGTATGGGAGCTAGGCTCAGATTGGGCGGAGCCCATCCTCTGGTACGGCAGGGCAGTTAAATCCATGAAGGCGCGTGCCTTCACTGACAAGAAGAGTTGGCGCTTCTGGGCAGCAACCCACGGAATCGACAAGAAGAAATGGGAGCGAGTGGGCTATTGGAAGAAAGGTGACCCCGTCGATTTTTCGCCGTACTGGAAGCAGTGCCAGCATGGGAGCTGGTTCTTCTTGCCGTGGCATCGCGGCTACGTTCTCGCCTTTGAAGCGGTCGTCCGGGCTGATGTCGTTCGGCTTGGGGGAGATCCCCAGTGGGCTCTGCCTTACTGGAACTACTTCAAAACTGGTCAGGACAAGCTGCCCCCCGCATTCAGCTCACCGAACTGGCCCGACGGCAACGGTGACAATCCCCTCTACGTTCCCGAGCGCTACGGGCCCAATAATGATGGGAAGGTCTTCGTTGAGCTGAGTGAGGTCAACCTAGGGATGCTCTGCACAAACGCGAATCGAGTGTGCTTGGCCGTTTAA
- a CDS encoding S53 family peptidase, translated as MANAPSGPAAQWVLLKGSTRQLLPNSVPVGAADLNQIIALTVKVRSRGNLAELAEEIKKISAQPLKERTYMSREDLARTYGANADDLDKVELYANKHHLRVAERDEGTRRVVLKGTLRDALSAFRADVQMYQHASGVYRGRRGEILLPAELKDLVTGIFGFDTRPKHRAPRRSMPTSSAAATSLGEFASVFADRYKFPTTSGSTKLDGAGQCIALIELGGGYSHNDLKIFFSDAGVPMPEVVAVSVDHGVNHPTPHGQADGEVMLDIEVAGVAAPGAKLAVYFAPNSDSGFQDAIRAAVHDNARTPSVVSISWGEPDDFLTQQSIEAYSEIFAAAAVLGVTVCAASGDHGVADLDAAHWDKGIHVNHPASDPMVLCCGGTQIDSNVDVVWNDGTRFDVQVFGGGGWAGGGGISTVFGVPDYQTGLKILGKPIAGRGCPDIAMTADNYRTRVQGLDAPSGGTSAVTPLAACLIAKLNQAYGKNLGFVNPKLYQNPQAFTDVKVGTNGIKQTIEGYPATVGWDACTGLGTPIGSTLLQVLQE; from the coding sequence ATGGCAAACGCTCCATCAGGCCCCGCGGCGCAATGGGTGCTGTTGAAGGGGAGTACCAGACAATTGCTCCCTAATTCTGTACCGGTCGGTGCTGCTGACCTCAATCAGATCATCGCGCTAACGGTGAAAGTGAGATCTCGAGGGAACCTTGCTGAGCTTGCGGAAGAGATCAAGAAGATCAGCGCTCAGCCGCTGAAAGAGCGAACCTACATGTCGCGCGAAGATCTGGCGAGGACTTACGGCGCCAACGCTGACGACCTGGACAAGGTGGAGCTGTACGCGAACAAGCACCACCTCCGTGTGGCGGAGCGCGATGAGGGCACGCGGCGAGTAGTCCTAAAGGGCACATTGCGGGACGCACTTTCGGCCTTCCGTGCCGACGTTCAGATGTACCAGCATGCCAGCGGGGTGTATCGCGGGCGCCGCGGGGAGATCTTGCTGCCCGCGGAGCTCAAGGATTTGGTGACTGGTATCTTCGGATTCGACACGCGCCCCAAGCACCGGGCGCCGAGGAGGTCGATGCCGACCAGTAGCGCCGCGGCGACAAGCCTTGGCGAATTCGCCAGCGTGTTCGCCGACCGCTACAAATTCCCCACGACATCAGGTTCGACCAAGCTGGATGGTGCGGGTCAGTGCATCGCTCTGATCGAACTCGGAGGAGGCTATAGCCACAATGACCTGAAGATCTTCTTCTCAGATGCCGGCGTACCGATGCCGGAGGTCGTCGCAGTGTCGGTCGATCACGGTGTGAACCACCCAACGCCGCACGGTCAGGCAGATGGCGAGGTGATGCTCGATATCGAGGTTGCGGGCGTCGCGGCCCCGGGTGCCAAGCTGGCGGTATATTTTGCGCCGAATAGTGACAGCGGCTTTCAGGACGCCATTCGAGCAGCCGTGCACGACAACGCGCGCACGCCAAGCGTCGTGTCGATCAGCTGGGGCGAACCGGATGACTTCCTGACGCAGCAGAGTATCGAGGCCTACAGCGAGATTTTCGCTGCGGCAGCGGTGTTGGGTGTCACTGTTTGCGCTGCCTCCGGTGATCACGGAGTTGCGGACTTGGATGCGGCGCATTGGGACAAAGGCATTCACGTGAACCATCCCGCTTCTGACCCGATGGTGCTGTGCTGCGGTGGGACACAAATCGACAGCAACGTCGACGTGGTCTGGAATGACGGCACGCGGTTCGATGTGCAAGTGTTCGGCGGCGGTGGCTGGGCGGGGGGCGGTGGTATCAGCACTGTCTTCGGCGTGCCGGACTATCAGACGGGACTGAAGATTCTCGGCAAACCGATAGCCGGGCGCGGCTGTCCGGATATTGCCATGACTGCGGACAACTACCGCACCCGCGTGCAAGGCCTCGACGCCCCGAGCGGCGGGACGAGTGCCGTGACACCGCTTGCGGCCTGCCTCATCGCCAAGCTCAATCAGGCCTACGGCAAGAACCTCGGGTTCGTGAACCCGAAGCTCTACCAGAATCCGCAGGCGTTCACCGATGTTAAGGTGGGAACGAACGGCATCAAGCAAACGATCGAAGGCTATCCGGCAACCGTGGGCTGGGATGCATGCACTGGCTTGGGTACGCCGATAGGTTCGACGTTGCTTCAAGTGCTCCAAGAGTGA